A genomic window from Clupea harengus unplaced genomic scaffold, Ch_v2.0.2, whole genome shotgun sequence includes:
- the pisd gene encoding phosphatidylserine decarboxylase proenzyme, mitochondrial isoform X5 has protein sequence MSRPTTRLRSWPLSFLYYILPFAALKPLAKVGWRPTSRVALYKTIPTRLLSRAWGRLNQVDLPTWLRKPIYSLYIWTFGVNMKEAAVEDLHQYRNLGEFFRRKLKPQARPVCDSHCVISPADGKILHFGRVKNCEVEQVKGVTYSLETFLGPHTWAESIALNRNEDDPTNFQDILVTKEGNALFHCVVYLAPGDYHCFHSPTDWRVAHRRHFPGSLMSVNPGVARWIKELFCHNERVVLSGEWAHGFFSLTAVGATNVGSIRIYFDKELRTNLPRYSKGSFNDFSYVSNNNQEGISMRKGEHLGEFNLGSTIVLLFEAPKDFTFNLKAGQKIRYGEPLGTM, from the exons ATGTCCCGGCCCACAACCCGCCTGCGCTCATGGCCACTCTCCTTCCTCTACTACATCCTGCCCTTCGCCGCGCTCAAGCCCCTGGCCAAGGTGGGCTGGCGCCCCACCAGTAGG GTCGCCCTCTATAAAACCATCCCCACGCGGCTCCTCTCTAGGGCCTGGGGTCGGCTGAACCAGGTTGACCTGCCAACCTGGCTCCGCAAGCCCATCTACAGCCTCTACATCTGGACCTTTGGGGTCAACATGAAGGAGGCAGCCGTGGAGGACCTGCACCAGTACCGCAACCTGGGCGAGTTCTTCCGACGCAAGCTCAAGCCCCAGGCGCGACCAGTGTGCGACTCCCACTGCGTG ATCAGCCCAGCCGACGGGAAGATCCTGCATTTTGGGCGTGTGAAGAACTGTGAGGTGGAACAGGTGAAGGGCGTCACCTACTCTCTAGAGACGTTCCTTGGGCCACACACATGGGCTGAGAGCATAGCTCTGAACAGGA ACGAAGACGACCCAACCAATTTCCAGGACATCCTGGTGACGAAGGAGGGAAACGCACTCTTTCACTGCGTGGTGTACCTGGCTCCAGGGGACTACCACTGCTTCCACTCCCCAACAGACTGGAGGGTAGCCCACAGAAGACACTTCCCTG GGTCCCTGATGTCTGTAAACCCCGGCGTGGCCCGCTGGATTAAGGAACTCTTCTGCCACAACGAGAGGGTGGTGCTCAGCGGGGAGTGGGCTCACGGCTTCTTCTCCCTCACCGCCGTGGGTGCCACCAACGTCGGGTCCATCCGCATCTACTTCGACAAG gagCTGCGCACAAACCTCCCGCGCTACAGCAAAGGCTCCTTCAACGACTTCAGCTACGTCTCCAACAACAACCAGGAGGGCATCAGCATGCGCAAGGGCGAGCACCTGGGCGAGTTCAACCTGGGCTCCACCATCGTCCTCCTGTTTGAGGCGCCAAAAGACTTCACGTTTAACCTGAAGGCGGGCCAAAAGATCCGCTACGGAGAGCCCCTGGGGACAATGTGA
- the pisd gene encoding phosphatidylserine decarboxylase proenzyme, mitochondrial isoform X4 translates to MKLRLQFPQLALRRRLGQLSCMSRPTTRLRSWPLSFLYYILPFAALKPLAKVGWRPTSRVALYKTIPTRLLSRAWGRLNQVDLPTWLRKPIYSLYIWTFGVNMKEAAVEDLHQYRNLGEFFRRKLKPQARPVCDSHCVISPADGKILHFGRVKNCEVEQVKGVTYSLETFLGPHTWAESIALNRNEDDPTNFQDILVTKEGNALFHCVVYLAPGDYHCFHSPTDWRVAHRRHFPGSLMSVNPGVARWIKELFCHNERVVLSGEWAHGFFSLTAVGATNVGSIRIYFDKELRTNLPRYSKGSFNDFSYVSNNNQEGISMRKGEHLGEFNLGSTIVLLFEAPKDFTFNLKAGQKIRYGEPLGTM, encoded by the exons GTTGCAGTTCCCCCAGTTGGCCTTGCGGCGACGCCTGGGCCAGCTGAGCTGCATGTCCCGGCCCACAACCCGCCTGCGCTCATGGCCACTCTCCTTCCTCTACTACATCCTGCCCTTCGCCGCGCTCAAGCCCCTGGCCAAGGTGGGCTGGCGCCCCACCAGTAGG GTCGCCCTCTATAAAACCATCCCCACGCGGCTCCTCTCTAGGGCCTGGGGTCGGCTGAACCAGGTTGACCTGCCAACCTGGCTCCGCAAGCCCATCTACAGCCTCTACATCTGGACCTTTGGGGTCAACATGAAGGAGGCAGCCGTGGAGGACCTGCACCAGTACCGCAACCTGGGCGAGTTCTTCCGACGCAAGCTCAAGCCCCAGGCGCGACCAGTGTGCGACTCCCACTGCGTG ATCAGCCCAGCCGACGGGAAGATCCTGCATTTTGGGCGTGTGAAGAACTGTGAGGTGGAACAGGTGAAGGGCGTCACCTACTCTCTAGAGACGTTCCTTGGGCCACACACATGGGCTGAGAGCATAGCTCTGAACAGGA ACGAAGACGACCCAACCAATTTCCAGGACATCCTGGTGACGAAGGAGGGAAACGCACTCTTTCACTGCGTGGTGTACCTGGCTCCAGGGGACTACCACTGCTTCCACTCCCCAACAGACTGGAGGGTAGCCCACAGAAGACACTTCCCTG GGTCCCTGATGTCTGTAAACCCCGGCGTGGCCCGCTGGATTAAGGAACTCTTCTGCCACAACGAGAGGGTGGTGCTCAGCGGGGAGTGGGCTCACGGCTTCTTCTCCCTCACCGCCGTGGGTGCCACCAACGTCGGGTCCATCCGCATCTACTTCGACAAG gagCTGCGCACAAACCTCCCGCGCTACAGCAAAGGCTCCTTCAACGACTTCAGCTACGTCTCCAACAACAACCAGGAGGGCATCAGCATGCGCAAGGGCGAGCACCTGGGCGAGTTCAACCTGGGCTCCACCATCGTCCTCCTGTTTGAGGCGCCAAAAGACTTCACGTTTAACCTGAAGGCGGGCCAAAAGATCCGCTACGGAGAGCCCCTGGGGACAATGTGA
- the pisd gene encoding phosphatidylserine decarboxylase proenzyme, mitochondrial isoform X3: MCQGSLQRQTARSLGKWLQFPQLALRRRLGQLSCMSRPTTRLRSWPLSFLYYILPFAALKPLAKVGWRPTSRVALYKTIPTRLLSRAWGRLNQVDLPTWLRKPIYSLYIWTFGVNMKEAAVEDLHQYRNLGEFFRRKLKPQARPVCDSHCVISPADGKILHFGRVKNCEVEQVKGVTYSLETFLGPHTWAESIALNRNEDDPTNFQDILVTKEGNALFHCVVYLAPGDYHCFHSPTDWRVAHRRHFPGSLMSVNPGVARWIKELFCHNERVVLSGEWAHGFFSLTAVGATNVGSIRIYFDKELRTNLPRYSKGSFNDFSYVSNNNQEGISMRKGEHLGEFNLGSTIVLLFEAPKDFTFNLKAGQKIRYGEPLGTM, translated from the exons GTTGCAGTTCCCCCAGTTGGCCTTGCGGCGACGCCTGGGCCAGCTGAGCTGCATGTCCCGGCCCACAACCCGCCTGCGCTCATGGCCACTCTCCTTCCTCTACTACATCCTGCCCTTCGCCGCGCTCAAGCCCCTGGCCAAGGTGGGCTGGCGCCCCACCAGTAGG GTCGCCCTCTATAAAACCATCCCCACGCGGCTCCTCTCTAGGGCCTGGGGTCGGCTGAACCAGGTTGACCTGCCAACCTGGCTCCGCAAGCCCATCTACAGCCTCTACATCTGGACCTTTGGGGTCAACATGAAGGAGGCAGCCGTGGAGGACCTGCACCAGTACCGCAACCTGGGCGAGTTCTTCCGACGCAAGCTCAAGCCCCAGGCGCGACCAGTGTGCGACTCCCACTGCGTG ATCAGCCCAGCCGACGGGAAGATCCTGCATTTTGGGCGTGTGAAGAACTGTGAGGTGGAACAGGTGAAGGGCGTCACCTACTCTCTAGAGACGTTCCTTGGGCCACACACATGGGCTGAGAGCATAGCTCTGAACAGGA ACGAAGACGACCCAACCAATTTCCAGGACATCCTGGTGACGAAGGAGGGAAACGCACTCTTTCACTGCGTGGTGTACCTGGCTCCAGGGGACTACCACTGCTTCCACTCCCCAACAGACTGGAGGGTAGCCCACAGAAGACACTTCCCTG GGTCCCTGATGTCTGTAAACCCCGGCGTGGCCCGCTGGATTAAGGAACTCTTCTGCCACAACGAGAGGGTGGTGCTCAGCGGGGAGTGGGCTCACGGCTTCTTCTCCCTCACCGCCGTGGGTGCCACCAACGTCGGGTCCATCCGCATCTACTTCGACAAG gagCTGCGCACAAACCTCCCGCGCTACAGCAAAGGCTCCTTCAACGACTTCAGCTACGTCTCCAACAACAACCAGGAGGGCATCAGCATGCGCAAGGGCGAGCACCTGGGCGAGTTCAACCTGGGCTCCACCATCGTCCTCCTGTTTGAGGCGCCAAAAGACTTCACGTTTAACCTGAAGGCGGGCCAAAAGATCCGCTACGGAGAGCCCCTGGGGACAATGTGA